The following proteins come from a genomic window of Micromonospora zamorensis:
- a CDS encoding alpha/beta fold hydrolase: MDPRINGFDYRRVTVADGVTLNVAVGGSGPAIVLLHGFPQTHLMWRHVAADLAADHTVICPDLRGYGDSDKPLDPDGDGYAKRTLAADVVALAAALGHQRFALAGHDRGALVAFRAGLDHPEAISHLALLDVVPTLDTWEVLHGTSAAVAFHLYLMAQPPGLPEALIGGSPDAFFGHFLDVWTRDPEAMPADVRAEYLRASREAVTSIVADYRASAGIDVAHDTADREAGNQLRVPVTVLQQDWGAALGYDAAAVWRAWAPDLEHRTVTCGHFMAEEAPAEVVRALRALLAR, encoded by the coding sequence GTGGACCCCAGGATCAACGGATTCGACTACCGCCGTGTGACAGTCGCCGACGGTGTGACGCTCAACGTCGCCGTGGGCGGCTCCGGGCCGGCGATCGTGCTGCTGCACGGCTTTCCGCAGACCCACCTCATGTGGCGGCACGTCGCGGCCGACCTGGCCGCCGACCACACGGTCATCTGCCCCGACTTGCGGGGCTACGGCGACAGCGACAAGCCCCTCGACCCCGACGGCGACGGGTACGCCAAGCGCACCCTCGCCGCCGACGTCGTGGCGCTGGCTGCCGCGCTCGGCCACCAACGGTTCGCGTTGGCCGGCCATGACCGTGGTGCCCTGGTCGCGTTCCGCGCCGGTCTCGACCACCCGGAGGCGATCAGCCATCTCGCGCTGCTCGACGTGGTGCCCACCCTTGACACGTGGGAGGTGCTGCACGGCACCTCCGCCGCCGTCGCGTTCCACCTGTACCTGATGGCACAGCCGCCCGGTCTGCCGGAAGCGCTGATCGGCGGCAGCCCGGACGCCTTCTTCGGCCATTTCCTGGACGTCTGGACCCGTGATCCGGAGGCGATGCCGGCGGACGTCCGGGCGGAGTACCTGCGCGCGTCCCGGGAGGCGGTCACCTCGATCGTCGCCGACTACCGGGCGTCGGCCGGGATCGACGTCGCTCACGACACCGCCGACCGGGAGGCCGGCAACCAGCTGCGGGTGCCGGTGACCGTGCTCCAGCAGGACTGGGGTGCCGCGCTGGGCTACGACGCGGCCGCGGTGTGGCGCGCCTGGGCTCCGGATCTGGAGCATCGGACGGTCACCTGCGGGCACTTCATGGCGGAGGAGGCACCCGCCGAGGTGGTCCGGGCGCTGCGGGCGCTGCTCGCCCGCTGA
- a CDS encoding AfsR/SARP family transcriptional regulator yields the protein MTRQPTASDAVTFGVLGPVTAVTARGPAPLRGHRQRLVLARLLIAHGRVVPVERLVDDLWEVATDGAVGAIRTFVADLRRALEPDRPPRQPPRILVTELPGYVLRAAPDAVDAGQFEAAVGEAGRLLAAGRPAPALATLDGAMRLWRGPAYADCANEPWAIAEINRLDELRMLAVERRAEVLLALGRPDEAAADLPAHLASYPLREDAWRLLAVARYRAGRQGDALAALREARHALVTELGVDPGPELRRLEADILAQAPHLTPALDDAATPSPVRPVEPGPARQRPFVGRDTELDRLRQAAEAASRRREPTLALLSGDPGAGKTAMAETLTERLAAEGWTTAWGRSPEYEGAPPAWPWTQITDALAGPADGLVADDGSGDPAGTRFRRHRAVASLVSAVADRGPVLLVLDDLHRADGDTLDLLTALLTGPQPATGPVLILGTYRATEISPELTAALARAAGLEPIREYLAGLPVSATDELARAVVGAALDPATARLIHDRSGGNPFFVRELAQLYASEGEAALAAVPPGVRDVIRHRLAQLPTPTRTMLRQAAVLGRDLDPEVLDALAGDPTALLDAVDRALQAGFLTEREPDGRLRFTHILVRDTLYADLSTPRRAAWHAAVAEVLRQREPVEPAALAHHLLRAGGPVAAGRAAAYARTAAEQAERGGNPHEAARLWGQTIEAYDRAGAGEQRERLTALLGLGRALAVTGRLAEARRRRAEAIAAAESVGDPLLIEEVLAGFDVPAIWTRNDDDLLSGHIVRAAEHALTALGPTGSARRSRLLSTLALELRGTTTDRGRRAAHEAETIARTVGDPGLLAFALNARFMHSFDRVGLAAERARIGAELVDLAARHRLVTFEVLGHLVLVQAHCALADRPAADAHARAADRLAERYELPLVGVFTSWYAALRLALDGDPAAAADAYRLAADRLSADGMPGLTRGLLPLALLGLRLAEAVGGDRPHASPDQPIPGPGDAGWADGPGGAGWADRPGGAGWADLDWGPHEPWVRPLLLLADGDRDAAEAALRTLPDGPHDLLREARLCLVGRAAHALGDRVTMERVYVELLPAADELAAGSGVLTVGPVAGHLAALADALGRDEEAAAHRRAARAVTARARAATPAP from the coding sequence ATGACCAGGCAACCGACGGCATCGGACGCGGTGACCTTCGGCGTTCTCGGGCCGGTGACCGCCGTGACCGCGCGTGGCCCGGCCCCGCTGCGCGGGCACCGGCAGCGCCTGGTGCTGGCGCGGCTGCTGATCGCCCACGGGCGGGTGGTGCCGGTGGAACGTCTCGTCGACGACCTGTGGGAGGTCGCAACCGACGGCGCGGTGGGCGCCATCCGCACCTTCGTCGCCGACCTGCGCCGGGCCCTGGAGCCCGACCGACCACCCCGGCAGCCGCCCCGGATCCTGGTCACCGAGCTACCCGGGTACGTGCTGCGGGCCGCCCCGGACGCGGTGGACGCCGGGCAGTTCGAGGCGGCCGTCGGCGAGGCGGGCCGGTTGCTGGCGGCGGGACGTCCCGCGCCGGCCCTGGCGACGCTCGACGGGGCAATGCGGCTCTGGCGCGGGCCCGCGTACGCGGACTGCGCCAACGAGCCCTGGGCGATCGCCGAGATCAACCGGCTGGACGAGTTGCGGATGCTGGCCGTCGAGCGGCGCGCGGAGGTGCTGCTGGCATTGGGGCGGCCCGACGAGGCCGCCGCCGACCTGCCGGCCCACCTGGCCAGCTATCCGCTGCGCGAGGATGCCTGGCGGTTGCTCGCGGTGGCCCGCTACCGCGCCGGGCGACAGGGCGACGCGCTGGCCGCGCTGCGCGAGGCGCGACACGCCCTGGTGACCGAGCTGGGCGTGGACCCCGGGCCCGAGCTGCGCCGGTTGGAAGCCGACATCCTGGCCCAGGCGCCGCACCTCACCCCGGCCCTCGACGACGCCGCCACCCCCAGCCCCGTGCGACCCGTCGAACCGGGTCCGGCGCGGCAGCGCCCGTTCGTCGGTCGGGACACCGAGCTGGATCGCCTGCGGCAGGCCGCCGAGGCCGCGTCCCGCCGCCGCGAACCCACCCTCGCGCTGCTCAGCGGCGACCCGGGGGCCGGCAAGACCGCGATGGCCGAGACCCTCACCGAGCGGCTCGCCGCCGAGGGCTGGACCACGGCATGGGGACGCAGCCCGGAGTACGAGGGCGCGCCGCCGGCCTGGCCGTGGACCCAGATCACCGACGCGCTCGCCGGACCGGCCGATGGCCTTGTTGCCGACGATGGCTCGGGTGACCCCGCCGGGACGCGCTTTCGCCGACACCGTGCGGTGGCGTCACTGGTCTCGGCGGTCGCCGACCGCGGGCCGGTGCTGCTGGTCCTCGACGACCTGCACCGCGCCGACGGCGACACCCTGGACCTGCTGACCGCCCTGCTCACCGGCCCGCAGCCGGCCACCGGGCCGGTCTTGATCCTCGGCACCTACCGAGCCACCGAGATCAGCCCCGAGCTGACCGCCGCCCTGGCCCGCGCCGCCGGGCTGGAGCCGATCCGGGAGTATCTCGCCGGCCTGCCCGTGTCGGCGACCGACGAGTTGGCCCGAGCCGTCGTCGGTGCGGCACTGGACCCGGCCACCGCCCGGTTGATCCACGATCGCAGCGGCGGCAACCCGTTCTTCGTCCGGGAACTGGCCCAGTTGTACGCGAGCGAGGGGGAGGCCGCGCTGGCCGCGGTGCCGCCCGGGGTGCGCGACGTGATCCGGCACCGGTTGGCGCAGCTACCCACGCCGACGCGTACAATGCTGCGGCAGGCAGCCGTGCTCGGCCGGGACCTCGACCCGGAGGTGCTCGATGCGCTGGCCGGTGACCCCACCGCCCTGCTGGACGCCGTCGACCGCGCCCTTCAGGCCGGCTTCCTCACCGAGCGGGAACCCGACGGGCGGCTGCGCTTCACCCACATCCTGGTCCGCGACACGCTCTACGCCGACCTGTCCACGCCGCGCCGCGCCGCCTGGCACGCGGCCGTCGCCGAGGTGCTGCGACAACGGGAGCCCGTCGAGCCCGCCGCGCTCGCGCACCACCTGCTCCGCGCCGGCGGACCGGTCGCCGCCGGACGCGCTGCGGCGTACGCCCGCACAGCCGCCGAGCAGGCCGAACGGGGCGGTAACCCGCACGAGGCCGCCCGCCTGTGGGGGCAGACGATCGAGGCGTACGACCGCGCTGGTGCGGGCGAGCAGCGCGAGCGGTTGACGGCGTTGCTCGGTCTGGGACGCGCGCTGGCCGTGACGGGTCGGCTGGCCGAGGCGCGGCGACGGCGTGCCGAGGCGATCGCCGCCGCCGAGTCCGTCGGCGATCCGCTGCTGATCGAGGAGGTGCTGGCCGGCTTCGACGTGCCCGCCATCTGGACGCGCAACGACGACGACCTGCTCTCCGGGCACATCGTCCGCGCTGCCGAGCACGCCCTGACCGCTCTCGGCCCGACCGGTTCGGCTCGGCGCAGCCGGCTGCTGAGCACCCTCGCGCTGGAGCTGCGCGGCACCACCACCGACCGGGGGCGCCGTGCGGCGCACGAGGCCGAGACGATCGCCCGGACCGTCGGTGACCCGGGGCTGCTGGCCTTCGCGCTCAACGCCCGCTTCATGCACTCCTTCGACCGCGTCGGCCTGGCCGCAGAACGGGCCCGGATCGGCGCCGAACTGGTCGACCTGGCGGCCCGGCACCGGCTGGTGACCTTCGAGGTGCTCGGTCACCTCGTCCTGGTCCAGGCACACTGCGCGCTGGCCGACCGGCCCGCTGCCGACGCGCACGCCCGCGCCGCCGACCGCCTCGCCGAACGGTACGAACTGCCGCTGGTCGGCGTCTTCACCAGCTGGTACGCGGCACTGCGCCTGGCTCTGGACGGCGACCCGGCCGCGGCGGCGGACGCGTACCGGTTGGCTGCCGACCGGCTGAGCGCCGACGGCATGCCGGGTCTGACCCGCGGGTTGCTCCCGCTCGCCCTGCTCGGCCTGCGGCTCGCCGAGGCCGTCGGCGGTGACCGGCCGCACGCCAGCCCGGACCAGCCGATCCCCGGACCCGGCGATGCGGGCTGGGCGGACGGGCCGGGCGGCGCCGGCTGGGCAGACAGGCCGGGCGGCGCCGGGTGGGCGGATCTGGACTGGGGGCCGCACGAGCCGTGGGTCCGGCCGTTGCTGCTGCTCGCCGACGGTGACCGGGACGCTGCCGAGGCGGCCCTGCGGACTCTTCCGGACGGGCCGCACGATCTGCTGCGGGAGGCGCGGCTCTGCCTCGTCGGCCGGGCGGCGCACGCCCTCGGAGACCGGGTCACGATGGAACGGGTCTACGTCGAGCTGCTCCCGGCGGCGGATGAACTGGCCGCCGGCAGTGGGGTGCTCACCGTCGGCCCGGTGGCCGGGCACCTCGCCGCCCTGGCCGACGCGCTGGGCCGCGACGAGGAAGCGGCCGCGCACCGCCGCGCCGCCCGCGCGGTCACCGCCCGGGCCCGCGCCGCCACGCCGGCGCCCTGA
- a CDS encoding Na+/H+ antiporter, which translates to MEVLVLIVVLGATVLIGTTLGGRYRVAPPVLLIAFGVLLGLTPPLSEVTLEPDLVLLIFLPAILYRESLTISLREIRANLPVIGLLAVVLVVLTMVTVSLTAQAFGVNPAAAWVLGAVLAPTDAAAVTGLAKRLPRKLLTTLHAESLINDGTALVVFAVAVGLLSQSAEPGVLGIGEEFVGASVGGVVAGLLVGAAVVLIRKRLDDPLREGALSVLTPFGAFLLADSVHASGVLAVVVAGLVLAYAGPRVIRARSRVLAYAFWDLSTFLINGGLFVLLGTQIPRAVRGITSTSAQRALLIVVMVTLAVVGTRLAFVYLTAQVAKLRRRRILDPSQGPSSWRVGTVAGWAGFRGAVSLAAALAVPTMTASGRPVVERDLIIFVTALVIVLIMLIQGTTLPLVVRWARLTGDPERVDETRNARRRATEVGLAALPRVAAEIGAQQEAVQRLEAEYQRHLADLNESGGSTAEERRLERRLRLGVLAHKRREVTRLRDNREIDDLVLQELQAALDNEEIRLLGRGPNE; encoded by the coding sequence GTGGAGGTGCTCGTCCTGATCGTGGTGCTGGGCGCGACCGTCCTGATCGGCACGACCCTCGGCGGTCGGTACCGGGTCGCCCCGCCGGTCCTGCTCATCGCGTTCGGGGTGCTGCTCGGCCTGACGCCGCCGCTGTCCGAGGTGACCCTGGAGCCCGACCTGGTGCTGCTGATCTTCCTGCCGGCGATCCTGTACCGGGAGAGCCTCACCATCAGCCTGCGCGAGATCCGGGCCAACCTGCCGGTGATCGGGCTGCTGGCCGTGGTCCTGGTGGTGCTCACCATGGTCACGGTGTCGTTGACCGCGCAGGCGTTCGGGGTGAACCCCGCCGCCGCCTGGGTGCTCGGCGCGGTCCTCGCCCCGACCGACGCGGCGGCGGTCACCGGTCTCGCCAAACGGCTGCCCCGGAAGCTTCTCACCACTCTGCACGCGGAGAGCCTGATCAACGACGGCACCGCGCTGGTGGTCTTCGCCGTGGCCGTGGGTCTGCTCAGCCAGAGCGCGGAGCCGGGCGTGCTGGGCATCGGGGAGGAGTTCGTCGGTGCCAGCGTCGGTGGGGTGGTCGCCGGTCTGCTGGTGGGGGCCGCCGTGGTGCTGATCCGCAAACGGCTCGACGATCCGCTGCGCGAGGGCGCGCTCAGCGTGCTGACACCGTTCGGTGCCTTCCTGCTCGCCGACTCGGTGCACGCCAGCGGTGTGCTGGCGGTGGTGGTCGCCGGCCTGGTGCTGGCCTATGCCGGCCCCCGGGTGATCCGCGCCCGGTCCCGGGTGCTGGCGTACGCGTTCTGGGACCTGTCCACGTTCCTGATCAACGGCGGTCTGTTCGTCCTGCTCGGCACGCAGATTCCTCGCGCGGTCCGGGGCATCACCAGCACCTCGGCCCAGCGGGCTCTGCTGATCGTGGTGATGGTCACCCTGGCCGTCGTAGGCACCCGCCTGGCATTCGTCTACCTGACCGCGCAGGTCGCGAAGTTGCGGCGCCGCCGGATTCTCGACCCGAGCCAGGGGCCGTCGAGCTGGCGAGTGGGAACAGTCGCCGGCTGGGCCGGTTTCCGGGGCGCCGTGTCGCTCGCTGCGGCCCTGGCCGTCCCGACGATGACGGCCTCCGGTCGACCGGTGGTCGAACGAGACCTGATCATCTTCGTCACCGCGCTGGTGATCGTGCTGATCATGCTCATTCAGGGCACCACCCTGCCGCTGGTGGTGCGCTGGGCCCGGCTGACCGGCGACCCGGAACGCGTCGACGAGACCCGCAACGCCCGGCGGCGGGCCACGGAGGTGGGCCTGGCCGCTCTTCCCCGGGTCGCCGCCGAGATCGGCGCCCAGCAGGAGGCGGTGCAGAGGTTGGAAGCCGAGTACCAGCGGCATCTGGCGGACCTCAACGAGAGTGGCGGGAGCACGGCCGAGGAGCGCCGGCTGGAACGCAGGCTGCGCCTCGGGGTCCTCGCCCACAAGCGTCGGGAGGTCACCCGACTGCGGGACAACCGGGAGATCGACGATCTCGTGCTTCAGGAGCTCCAAGCTGCGCTGGACAACGAGGAGATCCGGCTGCTGGGCCGCGGACCCAACGAGTGA
- a CDS encoding amino acid ABC transporter ATP-binding protein, with the protein MSTDTTSVSLDVRDVHLAFGPNRVLRGVDLTVPRGATACVIGPSGSGKSTLLRTINRLIEPDRGDVLLDGRSVLGDDPDALRQRVGMVFQQFNLFPHMSVLRNVTLALRRLRKLGEDEAESVARAQLELVGLAGKANSRPAQLSGGQQQRVAIARALALRPEVMLFDEATSALDPELVKGVLAVMADLSAAGMTMVVVTHEMGFARQVADTVAFMDRGVVLEAGPPGQVFERAEHPRLRRFLAQVL; encoded by the coding sequence ATGAGCACCGACACGACCTCGGTCAGCCTCGACGTCCGCGACGTGCACCTCGCCTTCGGGCCGAACCGGGTGCTGCGCGGCGTCGACCTCACGGTGCCGCGCGGAGCAACAGCCTGCGTGATCGGCCCGTCCGGGTCGGGCAAGTCCACACTGCTGCGCACCATCAACCGGCTGATCGAGCCGGACCGTGGCGACGTGTTGCTGGACGGACGCAGCGTGCTGGGCGACGACCCGGACGCGCTGCGGCAGCGGGTCGGCATGGTGTTCCAGCAGTTCAACCTCTTCCCGCACATGAGCGTGCTGCGCAACGTCACCCTCGCGCTGCGCCGGCTCCGCAAGCTCGGCGAGGACGAGGCGGAGTCCGTGGCACGGGCCCAGTTGGAGCTGGTGGGGTTGGCCGGCAAGGCCAACTCCCGACCCGCTCAGCTCTCCGGCGGTCAGCAGCAGCGGGTCGCGATCGCCCGGGCGCTGGCACTTCGGCCCGAGGTGATGCTCTTCGACGAGGCCACCTCCGCGCTCGACCCGGAGCTGGTCAAGGGCGTCCTCGCGGTGATGGCCGACCTGTCCGCCGCTGGCATGACCATGGTGGTGGTCACCCACGAGATGGGCTTCGCCCGGCAGGTCGCCGACACCGTGGCCTTCATGGACCGGGGCGTGGTGCTGGAGGCCGGTCCGCCCGGGCAGGTCTTCGAGCGGGCCGAGCATCCTCGGCTGCGCCGCTTCCTCGCCCAGGTGCTCTGA
- a CDS encoding amino acid ABC transporter permease: protein MDPLSTLWETFFDWEAMGEALPEMLTVGLPNTLILAVSAALLGSVLGLLLAVAGISRSRWLRWPARVYTDVFRGLPAAATILLIGVGLAPLGMQVWGPDPYPLGILALSLIAAAYIGEIFRSGIQSVEAAQLEGARALGFSWSDSMRLVIIPQGIRRVLPAWVNQLIALIKDSSLVYFLGLVASQRELFRIGQDYAATTGNESALLLAGVFYLALTVPLTHVVNWIDRRLRNGRPVAAPTDEDDEDTTPAYAPTEGDRR, encoded by the coding sequence ATGGATCCGTTGAGCACCCTGTGGGAAACCTTCTTCGACTGGGAGGCGATGGGCGAGGCGCTGCCCGAGATGCTGACCGTCGGGCTGCCCAACACGCTGATCCTGGCGGTCTCCGCCGCCCTGCTCGGCTCGGTGCTGGGCCTGCTGCTGGCCGTCGCCGGAATCTCCCGCAGCCGGTGGCTGCGCTGGCCGGCGCGGGTCTACACCGACGTGTTCCGTGGCCTGCCGGCCGCGGCCACGATCCTGCTGATCGGCGTCGGGCTGGCCCCGCTGGGCATGCAGGTCTGGGGACCGGACCCCTACCCGCTGGGGATCCTGGCGCTGTCGCTCATCGCCGCCGCGTACATCGGGGAGATCTTCCGCTCCGGCATCCAGTCGGTGGAGGCCGCCCAGTTGGAGGGTGCCCGTGCTCTCGGCTTCTCCTGGTCCGACTCGATGCGGCTGGTGATCATCCCGCAGGGCATCCGGCGGGTGCTGCCGGCCTGGGTCAACCAGCTCATCGCGCTGATCAAGGACTCCAGTCTGGTCTACTTCCTCGGGCTGGTGGCCAGCCAGCGGGAGCTGTTCCGGATCGGGCAGGACTACGCGGCCACCACCGGCAACGAGTCGGCGCTGCTGCTGGCAGGGGTGTTCTACCTGGCGCTGACCGTCCCGCTGACGCACGTCGTCAACTGGATCGACCGACGGCTGCGCAACGGTCGGCCGGTCGCCGCGCCGACAGACGAGGACGACGAAGACACCACCCCGGCGTACGCCCCGACCGAAGGAGACCGGCGATGA
- a CDS encoding ABC transporter substrate-binding protein, which produces MRLLPALTRAAALGAATILAATALTACGDDSSSDATANPYGLAQPGVLRAGTLTDAPPNVFLKDGKFTGFDNDLLIAVAGKLGLTVEFVGTDFSALLSQVNNRKFDVGSSSITITEARKKTVDFGNGYDFGYFGLDVPAGSPITGFDQLAGKRVVVVQGTVQDDYASGKQLDPVRVPDYNGAINQLKAGTADAWIAPAEIGEKSAADSNGKITVAAKQLSPTPTAYAVAKGSDKLREALNKGLDEVIADGTWSRLQAQYYPGRPIPADFTPGSGTVAAPSASVAPSATGSAAPSASTSVAPSASASTAS; this is translated from the coding sequence GTGCGACTTCTTCCTGCCCTGACCCGTGCCGCCGCCCTCGGCGCGGCCACCATCCTGGCCGCCACCGCGCTCACCGCCTGCGGCGACGACAGCTCGTCCGACGCCACCGCCAACCCGTACGGCCTGGCCCAGCCGGGCGTGCTGCGGGCCGGCACCCTGACCGACGCCCCGCCGAACGTCTTCCTCAAGGACGGGAAGTTCACCGGCTTCGACAACGACCTGTTGATCGCTGTGGCCGGCAAGCTCGGCCTCACCGTGGAGTTCGTCGGCACCGACTTCTCCGCGTTGCTCTCCCAGGTCAACAACCGCAAGTTCGACGTCGGCAGCTCCTCGATCACCATCACCGAGGCGCGGAAGAAGACAGTCGACTTCGGCAACGGCTACGACTTCGGCTACTTCGGCCTGGACGTCCCGGCCGGCTCCCCGATCACCGGCTTCGACCAGCTCGCCGGCAAGCGGGTCGTGGTAGTGCAGGGCACCGTCCAGGACGACTACGCCAGCGGAAAGCAGCTCGACCCGGTGCGGGTGCCGGACTACAACGGCGCGATCAACCAGCTCAAGGCCGGCACCGCCGACGCGTGGATCGCCCCGGCCGAGATCGGCGAGAAGTCGGCCGCTGACAGCAACGGCAAGATCACCGTGGCTGCCAAGCAGCTCAGCCCGACGCCGACCGCGTACGCCGTCGCCAAGGGCAGCGACAAACTGCGCGAGGCGCTGAACAAGGGCCTCGACGAGGTCATCGCGGACGGCACGTGGAGCCGGTTGCAGGCGCAGTACTACCCGGGCCGGCCGATCCCGGCGGACTTCACGCCGGGCAGCGGCACCGTGGCGGCACCGTCCGCGTCCGTTGCGCCGTCGGCGACCGGGTCCGCTGCGCCGTCGGCGTCCACCTCCGTCGCGCCGTCGGCGTCCGCGTCGACCGCGTCCTGA
- a CDS encoding amino acid transporter produces the protein MTGDAPVEVDRRAGRLRRWLLGTGSEQPVQHPGPHGRPPERRHHPWWKVMCLTGVDYFSTLGYQPGIAALAAGALSPVATLVLVLVTLLGALPVYRRVAVESPHGEGSIAMLVRLLSYWPGKLLVLVLLGFAATDFIITITLSAADATAHIDENPFWPSGLKGHEVLVTLVLVSLLGAVFLKGFTEAIGIAVVLVALYLGLNAVVMVDSLWRVVTHPSAVEDWTTTLSTGHGDPWMVVGLSLLVFPKLALGLSGFETGVAVMPSVRGDPQDSEARPLGRIRGARRLLTTAAVIMSVFLITSSVTTTVLIPPEAFQPGGPANGRALAYLAHEHLGEVFGTVYDLSTIGILWFAGASAMAGLLNLVPRYLPRYGMAPTWARAVRPLVLVFTAVAFLITILFKASVDAQGGAYATGVLVLITSAATAVTLAARRRRQHGRTIAFGTIAVIFIYTTLANVVERPDGVKIAACFISAIIVVSVLSRLSRAYELRVNQVELDPVATRMIDERIGRRIRLIAHEPDRRDVAEYRAKLAQTMADNDFPDDSDVIFVEVHVTDPSDFETELLVRGSMADHRFPVLSLASSSVPTALAALLLEIRDRSRRRPHIYFEWSEGSPGRNILRYLAFGQGAIASVTREILRRQEPDPRRRPHVHAS, from the coding sequence ATGACGGGGGACGCTCCGGTGGAGGTCGACAGACGCGCGGGCCGGCTGCGGAGGTGGCTGCTCGGCACCGGCTCGGAGCAGCCCGTGCAGCACCCGGGGCCGCACGGGCGACCGCCGGAGCGCCGGCACCACCCGTGGTGGAAGGTGATGTGCCTGACCGGCGTCGACTACTTCTCGACGCTCGGCTACCAGCCGGGCATCGCGGCGCTGGCCGCGGGGGCGCTCTCGCCGGTGGCGACCCTGGTGCTGGTGCTGGTGACACTGCTGGGCGCGCTGCCGGTCTACCGGCGGGTGGCGGTGGAGAGCCCACACGGTGAGGGTTCCATCGCGATGCTCGTACGCCTGCTGAGCTACTGGCCGGGCAAGTTGCTGGTGCTGGTGCTGCTCGGTTTCGCGGCCACCGACTTCATCATCACCATCACCCTCTCAGCGGCCGACGCGACAGCGCACATCGACGAGAACCCGTTCTGGCCCAGCGGGCTCAAGGGACACGAGGTGCTGGTCACGCTGGTGCTCGTGTCGCTGCTGGGCGCCGTGTTCCTCAAGGGATTCACCGAGGCCATCGGGATCGCCGTCGTCCTGGTCGCGCTCTACCTGGGGCTGAACGCGGTGGTGATGGTCGACTCGCTGTGGCGGGTGGTGACGCACCCGAGCGCCGTCGAGGACTGGACCACCACGCTGAGCACCGGGCACGGCGATCCCTGGATGGTGGTCGGGCTGTCGTTGCTGGTCTTCCCGAAACTGGCGTTGGGGCTGTCCGGTTTCGAGACCGGAGTGGCCGTCATGCCGAGCGTACGAGGCGACCCGCAGGACTCCGAGGCGCGCCCGCTGGGCCGGATCCGCGGCGCGCGCCGGCTGCTCACCACCGCCGCGGTGATCATGAGCGTCTTCCTGATCACCAGCAGCGTGACGACCACCGTCCTGATCCCGCCGGAGGCCTTCCAGCCGGGTGGGCCGGCGAACGGCCGGGCGCTGGCCTACCTGGCGCACGAGCACCTCGGGGAGGTGTTCGGCACCGTCTACGACCTGTCCACCATCGGGATCCTCTGGTTCGCGGGGGCCTCGGCGATGGCCGGTCTGCTCAACCTCGTACCCCGGTATCTGCCGCGCTACGGCATGGCACCCACCTGGGCGCGTGCGGTCCGGCCGCTGGTGCTGGTCTTCACCGCGGTGGCGTTCCTGATCACGATCCTCTTCAAGGCCAGCGTGGACGCGCAGGGCGGCGCGTACGCCACCGGGGTCCTGGTGTTGATCACGTCGGCGGCGACGGCGGTGACGCTCGCGGCGAGACGGCGACGGCAGCACGGCCGCACCATCGCGTTCGGAACCATCGCGGTGATCTTCATCTACACCACACTGGCGAACGTGGTGGAACGCCCCGACGGAGTCAAGATCGCGGCCTGCTTCATCAGCGCGATCATCGTGGTCTCCGTGCTCTCCCGGTTGTCCCGGGCCTACGAGCTGCGGGTCAACCAGGTCGAGCTGGACCCGGTCGCGACCCGGATGATCGACGAGCGCATCGGGCGGCGGATCCGCCTCATCGCGCACGAACCCGACCGCCGGGACGTGGCGGAGTACCGCGCCAAGCTGGCACAGACCATGGCGGACAACGACTTCCCCGACGACAGCGACGTCATCTTCGTCGAGGTGCACGTCACCGACCCCTCGGACTTCGAAACCGAACTGCTGGTCCGCGGCAGCATGGCGGACCACCGCTTCCCGGTGCTCAGCCTGGCCAGCTCCTCGGTGCCCACCGCGCTCGCCGCCCTGCTGCTGGAGATCCGCGACCGGAGCCGGCGACGCCCACACATCTACTTCGAGTGGAGCGAGGGCAGCCCGGGCCGCAACATCCTGCGCTACCTGGCGTTCGGGCAGGGTGCGATCGCCTCGGTCACCCGGGAGATCCTGCGCCGCCAGGAGCCCGACCCGCGCCGCCGGCCGCACGTACACGCCAGCTGA